A window from Salvia miltiorrhiza cultivar Shanhuang (shh) chromosome 2, IMPLAD_Smil_shh, whole genome shotgun sequence encodes these proteins:
- the LOC131010176 gene encoding F-box/LRR-repeat/kelch-repeat protein At2g27520-like isoform X1 produces MDAGAILPRRRLIGATWREALARKQSRLLAEFLWRNSAPMKPAEETASQDSEAELHIQTTLSPDLLNQIFMLLPAESLFRLQFVCKQWFGLINTPTFVTSHARKSETVLLSQHLAFWPNEGKPKAYFHFLSLDCLSSSFVESSVPDLASVRASYNGLVLASNGRRKRLVLMNPITGKHVELPLGVSSHHLCESFGIAFCSEAKTYKVVHLFREVLGGVGCEILSVDTRKWMRIKGPHESIRVRQMPVSVGGSLHWLASKRERDCFVSMDVRGERFVAKKLPAKREWGDRLVEIGGSLGFVSHAEVNTFQVWIMNGLGECWMKRCSINLSGCVPVCSRRDGEEMVLESAGGRLCVYNFGRDETRVVNGGGEPWFGKKINRLYIPHRNTLNCIMW; encoded by the coding sequence ATGGATGCCGGCGCGATTCTCCCCAGACGGCGCCTCATAGGCGCAACGTGGAGGGAAGCCTTAGCCAGGAAGCAGAGCCGCCTCCTAGCTGAATTTCTCTGGAGAAACTCTGCCCCGATGAAGCCGGCGGAAGAAACGGCATCGCAGGATTCGGAAGCAGAGCTTCACATTCAGACAACACTATCCCCTGATTTGCTCAACCAAATTTTCATGTTGCTCCCTGCTGAATCCCTCTTCAGGCTGCAGTTTGTGTGCAAGCAATGGTTCGGATTGATCAATACCCCTACTTTCGTGACTAGCCACGCTCGGAAATCGGAGACAGTTTTGTTATCTCAACATTTGGCCTTTTGGCCTAACGAAGGGAAGCCAAAGGCGTACTTCCATTTCTTGAGTTTGGATTGTTTGAGCAGTAGCTTTGTGGAGTCAAGTGTGCCCGATCTGGCTAGCGTTCGAGCAAGCTACAACGGCTTGGTTCTTGCATCTAATGGGAGGAGGAAGAGATTGGTGCTCATGAATCCCATCACAGGGAAGCATGTTGAGCTTCCATTAGGTGTTTCGAGTCACCATCTATGTGAATCATTTGGTATAGCATTTTGTAGTGAGGCGAAAACGTATAAAGTTGTGCACTTGTTTCGTGAGGTATTAGGGGGTGTTGGCTGTGAGATCTTGAGCGTTGATACAAGGAAATGGATGAGAATCAAGGGGCCTCATGAATCAATACGGGTTAGGCAGATGCCGGTGTCTGTGGGTGGATCGTTGCACTGGCTGGCGTCTAAGCGGGAGCGTGATTGCTTCGTCTCCATGGATGTGAGAGGTGAGAGGTTTGTCGCCAAGAAGCTGCCCGCGAAGAGGGAGTGGGGCGATAGGCTGGTGGAGATAGGAGGGAGTCTTGGATTTGTGAGTCATGCAGAGGTTAATACATTTCAAGTATGGATTATGAATGGGTTGGGGGAGTGTTGGATGAAGAGATGTAGCATCAATTTGAGTGGTTGTGTTCCGGTTTGTAGCCGGAGAGACGGGGAGGAGATGGTGCTCGAGTCCGCTGGGGGTCGCTTGTGTGTTTACAACTTTGGTAGGGATGAAACGAGGGTGGTGAATGGTGGTGGTGAGCCATGGTTTGGGAAGAAGATAAACAGGCTTTATATTCCTCATCGGAACACTCTTAATTGTATCATGTGGTga
- the LOC131010176 gene encoding F-box/LRR-repeat/kelch-repeat protein At2g27520-like isoform X2, whose protein sequence is MDAGAILPRRRLIGATWREALARKQSRLLAEFLWRNSAPMKPAEETASQDSEAELHIQTTLSPDLLNQIFMLLPAESLFRLQFVCKQWFGLINTPTFVTSHARKSETVLLSQHLAFWPNEGKPKAYFHFLSLDCLSSSFVESSVPDLASVRASYNGLVLASNGRRKRLVLMNPITGKHVELPLGVSSHHLCESFGIAFCSEAKTYKVVHLFREVLGGVGCEILSVDTRKWMRIKGPHESIRVRQMPVSVGGSLHWLASKRERDCFVSMDVRGERFVAKKLPAKREWGDRLVEIGGSLGFVSHAEVNTFQVWIMNGLGECWMKRCSINLSGCVPVCSRRDGEEMVLESAGGRLCVYNFGRDETRVVNGGGEPWFGKKINRLYIPHRNTLNCIM, encoded by the exons ATGGATGCCGGCGCGATTCTCCCCAGACGGCGCCTCATAGGCGCAACGTGGAGGGAAGCCTTAGCCAGGAAGCAGAGCCGCCTCCTAGCTGAATTTCTCTGGAGAAACTCTGCCCCGATGAAGCCGGCGGAAGAAACGGCATCGCAGGATTCGGAAGCAGAGCTTCACATTCAGACAACACTATCCCCTGATTTGCTCAACCAAATTTTCATGTTGCTCCCTGCTGAATCCCTCTTCAGGCTGCAGTTTGTGTGCAAGCAATGGTTCGGATTGATCAATACCCCTACTTTCGTGACTAGCCACGCTCGGAAATCGGAGACAGTTTTGTTATCTCAACATTTGGCCTTTTGGCCTAACGAAGGGAAGCCAAAGGCGTACTTCCATTTCTTGAGTTTGGATTGTTTGAGCAGTAGCTTTGTGGAGTCAAGTGTGCCCGATCTGGCTAGCGTTCGAGCAAGCTACAACGGCTTGGTTCTTGCATCTAATGGGAGGAGGAAGAGATTGGTGCTCATGAATCCCATCACAGGGAAGCATGTTGAGCTTCCATTAGGTGTTTCGAGTCACCATCTATGTGAATCATTTGGTATAGCATTTTGTAGTGAGGCGAAAACGTATAAAGTTGTGCACTTGTTTCGTGAGGTATTAGGGGGTGTTGGCTGTGAGATCTTGAGCGTTGATACAAGGAAATGGATGAGAATCAAGGGGCCTCATGAATCAATACGGGTTAGGCAGATGCCGGTGTCTGTGGGTGGATCGTTGCACTGGCTGGCGTCTAAGCGGGAGCGTGATTGCTTCGTCTCCATGGATGTGAGAGGTGAGAGGTTTGTCGCCAAGAAGCTGCCCGCGAAGAGGGAGTGGGGCGATAGGCTGGTGGAGATAGGAGGGAGTCTTGGATTTGTGAGTCATGCAGAGGTTAATACATTTCAAGTATGGATTATGAATGGGTTGGGGGAGTGTTGGATGAAGAGATGTAGCATCAATTTGAGTGGTTGTGTTCCGGTTTGTAGCCGGAGAGACGGGGAGGAGATGGTGCTCGAGTCCGCTGGGGGTCGCTTGTGTGTTTACAACTTTGGTAGGGATGAAACGAGGGTGGTGAATGGTGGTGGTGAGCCATGGTTTGGGAAGAAGATAAACAGGCTTTATATTCCTCATCGGAACACTCTTAATTGTATCATGTG A